From one Solanum lycopersicum chromosome 12, SLM_r2.1 genomic stretch:
- the LOC101264095 gene encoding uncharacterized protein — translation MATRIVGEKQNKGSMYVYNLDTGNPKPKPKPEPDLSTMFKKGISKGWPLRRSKTYRENHHQNNNVVITTTKGETTRKSVSSIEGQVIVNKEIELSKNPIIESRKSASCVIGTRKSLTHVELNVASMAAILQVKVLVTDMPGFMQVHAFKCARTTYDSLEKFSSKHMAYNMKKI, via the exons ATGGCAACAAGAATAGTGGGAGAGAAGCAAAACAAAGGATCCATGTATGTATACAACTTAGACACCGGAAacccaaagccaaagccaaaacCAGAACCAGACTTATCAACCATGTTTAAAAAAGGTATATCAAAAGGATGGCCCCTTAGAAGATCAAAAACGTATCGCGAAAATCATCATCAAAATAACAATGTTGTCATCACAACAACAAAAGGAGAAACAACAAGAAAATCAGTTTCATCAATTGAaggacaagttattgttaataaagaaattgaattatcaAAAAATCCAATTATTGAATCAAGAAAATCAGCTTCTTGTGTTATTGGAACAAGAAAATCATTGACACATGTTGAATTAAATGTGGCATCAATGGCTGCAATTCTTCAAGTTAAAGTATTGGTCACAGACATGCCAGGATTTATGCAAGTTCATGCTTTTAAATGTGCAAGAACTACTTATGATAGCTTGGAGAAATTTAGTTCCAAACATATGGCCTATAACATGAAAAAG ATATAG